AAAACAGCTAAGAAAAAGGAACAGGAACATTCTACAAGGTTGTAATCTGCAGTAGTGAGTATTAGAAAAACTTTAGTACAGATGTTAGATACTTGATGTTCTTTGCAGTATTTGCTAGAGAAAGTAAGAAGACATAactcagcagctgcagccccaaCTGACATGCACCTGTGAAGAAGTCAAACTCATACATATGGGACATACAAACACACCTGTAATCTGTGTAGACAATGTGTCTTCAAGAATCctttaagaaactgaaaaaagaacaCTAGAAAACAGAATGGTACCAAGATGAACTAGACCGTATGCTCCTTTCAAACACCTACCCCTAAACAGATGACCATCATTACACCACATATACACAAACTCATACACACCTCCAATGCTACAAGAATCCCAAATaagattttaaataattacacGGGTACAATCTACCTCGTTATATTAATAAGTGACTATCCAAAGACTGTGGCAACTAAAGTATATCTATGAATTTAGACATAGTTATATTTTTATGGAGTATTTCATTCCTGCACCAAACCCTAACAAAAATATGAATCTAAACTCCACAACATTTAAATTTGGAAAAGCTTGGAATACTAACTTAAGTATTTTACACAGATGAGATAAACTATCTGCATAGAATTCCAAGAACAAATGAACGTAATATGCTAGGCACTTACACATATGTATTACTTTCCCACAGGATTCAAAATACACAATTAAAACCTTGTAGAGAACTCATCACCATAAACAACTGCATTTAATTCCTAAATGGATGTAGACCAATATCTTAATAATCTATTTAACAAAAAAacatttggggggtgggggaggcggagggggtGTGTTTGTGCAGTTCTATACACACACCAAGACACATGCTTTACACTCAATTTAAACAGCCAATTTTTCAAGTCTATGTTATTCTCAGATGTAATGTATTGCCCATTACTACTTTATAGTGTATTTATAATCTATTCCTCATAcattagttttgttttcacattAGTAACCTGACTACCATTTTATCACAGTTCAGACTCTGGCCACTAGACAGATCATGCTCTCCTCTGGACTTGGTTTACTGATTTGAAACATTGGAGCAGCAGAATTTAAACACCAAAAGCCGTACTTAGATCACAAGCCAGAAGAATCATCAGTTTTAGCCCTAATACATTTCCAGCAAGAAGAGTCATAAAAGACAAAAGAATAAGGGATGGGGGCAAGGATCTACTCTATGACAGCATGGAGAGGAAGCATGAaataaagcagcagaacaaagccGCCCACTAAGTCTAAAAATGTAAGGATGACAAATTTTCAGGAAACACAAAAAATCCCCAGGTGGTACAGGGAGGAAAGGTACAAAATGTACTGGAAAACAGGAGGATTAAAGTAATCTGATACCAGGGTAACACTCTTCAAGCAAATCTCCAAAACATCCCACAATTTGGGGAGTTTATTAGGTATATGCATCTCTCCCCACACAACTCCTATATTATCCATGTTTTCTAATTTGTTTCCAAAGCCATAATTCAAAATGGCAGGGGAAACATGATTTTAGAGACTCCTTACAAAATGGGGGTCaacttttaaagttatttctttgcaaaaaacCATCACTTTACTTGCTATAAAAGAATAACATCTAATGTACCGGCTGATCAAAATCCAAGATTTAAGTTACATTCTAAATATGTAAATACCAGTCTCCCAGTGTGAAGAACCCAATATAAAGAGATATGATATCCAATAttattccaattaaaaaaaccacctcatcAAGTTTTCTTAAGAGTCAGGTCCTCAATTCTGCAATTTAGGTTCTATAAGATATAATCTGCCACTTGCTGACAAGATGTAGAGGTGATTAGTCTGAGAGTTTTGCCAAGCATGAGCAGATGCATCAGTGGGGGTGGGCTGGGTATTTTTTGGATGGGAAATGGCATTTAATTTCATGTAAGTTCAAGTAAAAATTCATAATATGCTGGgattttaaatgcaaacatttaaacTAACCATTTCCCAACACCACACCTTGTACTAGAAAAAATTTGGAATGTAATATTTAtatcaacatttttaattttaaaaatccagatcTTCAGAGTCAACTTACACCCTACACAATACTGGTTTCTAAGCCTTCATATTTCTAAAATCGTAATTACATATCAAGCTAGCATTTGCATAAATTTGAGATGCAGTACACTACTGCTagcaataaatacaaataaacattGTATGTAGCAAATAGAGATAGACATGAAGATGGGCCATTACTATCAAAATAGACAATGACGTAAAGTATGGATGACCTAACGATATTCTGGATTTTCTGAGCCAAGTTTAAAATTTCTAGAAGCAAGTTTGTCAAAATAAACATACCAAAATGTGCTGAACCACTGCTACTTTTACTTTGTATAGAGGTACTGCATGTCTGGGTCCCAGGTTGTGCTGTGCCTGTTCGATTTACACCCCTGTACAATTTCCTACAGGAGAGTTCGTCATTGTCACTGTCATGTAGGGATGGTGTCCGAGGCCTAAAATGCCGCCATCTACATGATTTGATATTGACTAGTATCTGACTGAGGTCTTTCGAGAAAGATTTGTCCGAGGTATTCGTTTCTGAGGTATTGGCAAATTGACTGATTGAAGAGTGTTGTGAtgaggaaaacatttccaaatcCAGCTGATGAAATGCGTTATCATAGTCCGAATGCGCTCTGTCTAGTAGCACCCtaaaaacaggaaaacaatgcAGAATTACACGGTGGCAAGAAAACACCAAGAAAGTCACCAGTTTGCCATGTGTGCTTGGGGACAACAAAGGGATAGAAGTAAAAGAAACTACACAAAACTCTCTAGAAGAAGCAACACCCCCCCCGCAACCAGACACAGAATGCATGACTGTGTATTATTTTACAGTAAGTAGTACGTTTAGGTTTCTCTTCACATTTATATTCTAACTTTTATTGTTTGAACAGCTATGTACATCATCATGTATGTATTAAAACACTGCAacaacatatataattttttttttttttttttttttcacatcaggcTGGAAGATGGGAGTTccacaatgcaaagaaaaaacactAGAGAATAAAATCACTTAAGTAACGAAAAAGCAATTCAAATGCCCTCCTAAAGTAACTTCAGCTCAAAAGCCTTACTCCTATATCTACTGAATATACCTACAATCATGCCAATTCAGTGGGGATGTTACACACTAACTTCCAAATCCCCTTGCAAAATCCTAGTAAGAGCCTTCAGCTCCCATTCTGATTTTGTCAATATGCTGATCTGACTTGCTAGTAATACATGAAGAATCTGAAAGCCAAATCATGttcttacttttttaaaattaaaatttaataccAGTGTACCATTTTCTTAAAGACATCATATAATGTTTAGGAAATAGCACTTCTACACTGAACAATTTATAAATTGTTTTTGATAAAGATACTTCAGGCATTTTGCTTCTAAGCAAGTCCTTAATTCTTTGGTATTTTTGACAATGTTTGAAATTTAACAGTTATTGTCACTTCTAAGTATTCCTCCCGAAAATCTCCTCTACAACTGGCAAATCACCAAATATGGTCCAaactcagaaaagcattttctgaaaaatgtgatgtttgctatttttaaatattacaatttGAAGACAACTATGCAAATCATTTAAATACAAACCATCAATCACAACTGaaaacatacatgtatttttcaCATCAGAACTTGGGAGtgccaacaataaaaaaaacccctctagaAACATTTAAGAAAACGGTATCAAAGTGGCTTCcactactgcaaaataaaaatggagacaaTCAGCTAAGGAAACCTGTatcaaatggaaatatttaaaaagtcaaCCGCTCTGATGTCTCCACTTTtaaggggtttggttttttaaaactttgctcttttaaaaagatgtcttattggttttttgtttggttggttttggggtctggtggggatttttttacattttatttttaaaatcagcaacAATTATGTAGCACTTACCTTCCACCACGGCCGACCCGTCTTcgtgcaaacccaatacacctctGGGGTACAGTGAGGGTAGTTAAGCAGTATCTGTAACGCACATCTCCTAATCTTCCCTCTTTAGGGCTACTCCATGGCCAGTTGCCAGGTTGGTCTAAATGaggcttaaaataattttaaacaattaaacaCAAGATGTTTTCCCACAACAATGCTCTGTTTTATGACACATAAGGAAATTCTACTTACAGCATAGTACTGACAGCCTGCTTTCCTACGGAAGGCAAAAGGACCATCGGGAtcattttcttcctcagcctCCGAAGAACCAGACAAAACCTTTAAAGAGTGGACGGGGGGGTGTATGAGGAGAGATACTAGTAAattcatgagttttacttctatTCTTTCCTCAAGAGGAGCACAGAACTCCAGAGGTCCTACCTGGGAGAGAGGTTCTTCATCCGAACTAGGAAAATCATACTGATTCAAATCTTTAGCATTAAAGACTGGCAGTGCAGCAGGACTTGTCTGTTGAGGAGTAGCAGCAGCAGACGAAGGTAAGACTTTTGGCTTCTTCTCATACTTTCTTTTGGGTCTAATAACATCAGGTTTATCttgctgcaaggaaaaaaaaaagcagtgtaaaaTTACACAAGCAAATTACATTAAAACAGGAGTTCTAAAAAACTCCTGTGTAAGCAAGCTAAAAAGTGAACTCATCTCTCCACCATCTTGATAGCAATACAAGCAGTCATTTAATGAGTATCTGCATTTAATTTCCAGTAATTGAAACAATTAACAGACAAGGTGGAATCAAGCACTGTTTACTCAATCTGTGCTAGATAAAACACTAGTGGTTAAGGTAACAGTACTACTTTGGAAAACTAGACTAAAAATATATACAATGATCTCCATGAAGCACCCGGGGGGGAGcgataaagcagctttggtgggcacctggcatccagccagggtcaacccaccatactaacattttaaattaatagtcATTTATGCAGTGTTAGGGAATTACTAAGTACCAAACAATGCTTTAAAGGCAAAAATAGAAGTTAGACTTCTCAAAGATACCTACAATCTCAGAAAATCCTctaaaaattaaacacatttccCTATACTATGCAAATCCAAGTGCATTTCCCAAGTTTCcaagaaacagatttctttcacCCTGTGAGACACTGCATCGACCCAGCATCATTAACAGGTAAGTACACTCCAGCAATCTCAGTTACAATACTCTACTGTCAATGGAACCAATTCAAGCCACTTTGTCAGATTCAGAACAGCCTTTGGACATTCTTCAGTTATAAGAAGTCTTTGTTTAAATTCAAATTATACCTCAGCATTGCTCCTGTGTTACCTGACCTATTTAATATGCTCAGTTGTTGGCACTGTAGCTATGCTTcgtaagacaaaaaaattaaagcctgcaggaaaaaaagtgctgATCAGCATTCTAAATCAAACAAGATTATTTGATACTTTACTTAAATACAAACCCAGACAAAGATATACAGCATGCTGGGAATATCAgtggatatttaaaaaacaaaacaaaaaacaaccctccAGATTAAAGTTACGTGAATTTAGAACAAGATACGGGTTTTACCTCATTAGTCGTACCTTTGTCCAGTATCTAGGTAATAAATAGAGTTTTCTTCAGGATATCCTAACTTTATGGACAGTATTAGAGAAAAATGTTTGTATCCCCCAGAATAAGAATACAATTGCATGTGTCCTTTCGTAGTTCGTCTATACTTCCTTTATTTCTGTCTTGAGGAAAGCCAGTAGTCTATATGCTATCATCAGAACTCCAACAGAACAAAGCATTTTATTCCAATTGCAGCTTTGCTAGTCTATTTCCAGTTTCAAAAAGCTTACCCCTTCTCCCATCCTAAAATGCTGTATCTTGCATACGTGACAGCATGAACTAGTAACTCGGTTACTGACATTACTCACTTTAACTTTAAATTCTTTCAGTTCCATAGCTTCTTGGTGTTTAAAAGGACTGCTGTTAGTCACAGGAATGATGGGAATAGCATAGGTAGGTTTAATTGGCTGCCGCTGTGCCATGACCTCAGACATGATCTCTCCACTGTAGTCACCCAAATTATACCtgaaatcagaattattttttttattggttgGAATGTTTACAATGTATGTCTGGTAAAAAGCTGCACAACAGCTGCAAGACTAGTACTTGCAACTTGGGGTAAAGGGACATCCAGGATGACAGCAAGAAGTACAGAAGTATTGTTCCAGAAAAGGGGACTATTAACATGGACACTCCATTGCGATGACTAATGctgacaaataaataaaaggataaCTACCCTGTAAAGCCTGTAAAACGTCTCTAAAAGACAGTAAtgtaaaggaaagaagaagaaactggaaggaaaggagagggtttCCCTCCCCCCTCACTTTGGGACaggtaccttttaaaaatatacatttatcaCTCAAAAGGTTTTAAACAGGGAGGCAGAGTGCCTTATTCATCAATCCTCTCTATTCTATGTTATGGAATAGTTTCACAACAAGCAGTTCCATGAAACATATTACATTTCAAGTCCTGTGGGAAGTGCTGAGTTGAAGTGCAGTTTTCCATTCTGAGGGGGGCATTGAGTCTTTCCTCTATTCAACAGCTTATTTTCTTGACAAAGGTACTGGAAAATCTTTGAGATTTCTTCCCTCTCTTATTTCTAGTGAAAATGGTCAGTGCTTGAAAAAAATGTCACTGGTAGAGACATTCAACTTGTCTTCCTAAGAAGCCAGACTAAAAAGTTAGTTTTAGAGCTTTAAAATACTGactcaaaacatttgttttcaaaccTGGATGCTTACGCTAGAGAAGTCTATTCAGATTCTAAGTATCAACTTAAACAACAACTCCACACTGCAAATGTGATTCTCAGTTGATTGGGAAAGTGACAGAGCAGAGCATTTGGTCTTCAGCACATCTGACAAACAGTATGTCAAAAGCAGCACTACTTGCAGATGACTCAGAGAACAACATTTTATACTGTACAAAATACTTATTTGTTTTCCTCAAGAGGGTATTAGATCAGGCTTTGCTAAAAAagaacagcaataatgaaaaagaaTGGTAATGATTGGAAATGGCCTTAAAATTAGCTGGGACTTTCTTAAACTATGTATTCAagtttaacataaatttccaaatgAATTTACCTGAAACTATGATCCCTCTTCCTGTATAGTATAtagaatatatacatacatttaaatacatgTACACACGTAAAAAACCAATGTAGATTAGTGTGATTGGTCACTTTCCCGTAAGCAACTTCCTAACATATTATTTTGCTCTCCATAGCCATTTACGAAAATATGCTATCCTGCAAATGTGAAAGGGtctaaatacttattttaaaaacctatCACTGTTTTAAGTGTTTGTGGGAATCAGAATACAAAGTAGTTTCCAAAGCTTTCTGCAGCAAATGTCAATAAACATTACCTCTTTTCCATAATTTCCAGTGTTAAATGCAGCAactctctcttgcttttttccctcctctttatCATCTCCAGGATGGTTACTGCACGACTCAGATCTCGACGCAGCTTAAGCATCTTCTCATAAGATGCTTCATCATTTTTCCGATTCTGTAGATAGACAGTGTATATGTTTCCCCacatcatttaaattaaataatctgaattaagttctaaatatttatgtatatatagaaaaaaaaaatcacacgcTAAAACAGAGAAGCATGTGCATGCTATCAATGAGCTACATCTTACCAAAACCGTAAGTTTAGCAGTAGATTtagtgaaaaaataatgaatacaaACTTTCATTCAATAGCTGTCCTAAAGTAGTTTATGTTTTTATCcttgcaaattaaaacaaaacacacccaACTTCTATTGTTTTTATACTACATAGCCGAATTGTTTCTTTATATAAACTACTTTTTgaaagggggagaaggaagagaaaaaaaaagcaggacgGGGTATTGATCTACTTACTTTTCGTGTCTGCATCTTTTCAGTTCGTCTTCTAAAAGCAACATAAGGGTCATTTGTGCTGGAACCATCTCGCTTCTCTTGTTTCACTGCTGGGATAAGAGAGGGACCTCGACAGTTTTTCCGCTTTTTAATCCAGTACTCATACACTTCTCTGATCAATTCATCATCTTCCTTCAGCAACAGCTTGGCCTCTTGCAGGCTGACTGGCTAAATGCAAAACCCAGCACGTCACTTTCATATAGCAATATATAGAGTGCGTATTTCAAATTCTTTATTCAAAGTACCATTGTACCTGCTGCCCGCTGCCCTTTTCTAGTCTGTCTATCATCTCCTCAAATTGCAAAGGAGAGATGTCCATTCTTTTCTTCAACTTATTCACAAAGATCTCGTCTTCCGAATCCAAGTCATAATCCGGCTGCTCAGCATCCAAACTAAAAGCTAAATGATACAGTGAAAGTTAGTTTTACTACAGAGATGTTTTGTTCCAAAAGCAGCGTCTGAAGTACACACCAGATTCTTctgaagacaaaaccaaaattatatGTTTGAATGTTGTAGTAATGCTACTTCAAAGTTAGCtactttttaattgaaaaaaaattacaccattAAAAATCAGGAATGAAAGTTGATATCTATTTGACTATGCTTTTGTGAACCAATGAAAGCTTACTAGTGGTCAAACCAGCTAGCAGCTTTCTACCTCATTGCTTTCAGTAAGAATTTTTTAGACTGGTCAAAATTTTCAATGCTGTCTAGTATTCTGCAGTTTTATGTATTGTATTATCAACAGTTGAGACTTCAGCCCAAACACACTTCAAAGGTACTTCTACAAAAGTATATGCAGACTGTATTACAGTGACCTTACACATATTCTCATCAGTGATCTTTGTGATGTAGACGAGTCAAACTAAACTGGTCCAGCATGGTCTACCCTATGTAGCAAGGCATCTTCAAACACAAGTAATCTTTTGCAGAACACAAACAACTGTTCTGTTTTCCACAATATCCTATGAAAATGCAGCATTCTGCATTCAAAACAAGAACTCCCTAGTTCTCACGCAAGTTGTTTTAGTTCGTAAGAGATACGAATTCCTCTCCAAGTACACACTTAGAAACATATTGTGAAAAGCATCACTTGCTTTTAACAAATAAACAGGTAGAATACAATGCAGCTGAAAATCACCATTTCAGCTGTTAAACAACTagataaggaaaagaagaatgaaaaagtgtGACCTTAATATCAGCATGGAAGACTGCTAGTATTAATCTCTTCATTTGCTTAGGAGCAGAGGAGCATGCTCTGATCTACCTGATCTTccacctgatctagtggaagttgtccctgctcattgcaggggggacTGATTtaaaaaggtcccttccaacctaaactattctatgattctaatactTTAAGCCATCACTGAAGCTCAGACTGATGTAGAAGTCTAACTTTTAACCAAAGTTAATTAGGCATGAGATCCATTTACATAGCACAGACACTTTTAGAACTTTTAGAACTCCACTAATTACACCATGCAATGGAATTCTGcaacagatttcattttttataatgttttcagAAGTTATCTGAAGTAATGTGGTGCTCATATCAAGGGTCACATCCATACAGGATAGCTGCTATcttccaacaaaaccaaaatcccaacACATTTGCAAGTCATCAGTGATATCAAAAAACACCTACTTTTAGACGTAGAATACTTCCATCCAGGCATACGcaaatactactactactgccATTTCTGCTTGGTTTCCCAACCCACTCTACTGTTGTTTTATCCTGATTAAGCTTCAGGGGACAGGCACTCTGTTTCTTAACTGTGTATTATATGTTCTCCTCTTCAAGTATATTTGTGTCTGTCTTTGCTAACGAACCTAAATTTCCCTGCAACCTGTAACTACAGAGTGTTATAGAGGGCAGAAACAGGCCTTTGAGACTGCTAAATTTAAAGTATTAACATATAGACATAGACTCAAGAAGGACACCTATCTAATTCTTGATCAAGAACTAAATATACCTCTTCAGTAAGAAGTATGTATTCCTTTACATGTCTGAAAAATTAATTCTCAGAAGTCAGTCTTAATGCGAGCTCAATAGACTTATTAAGAGTACTCTCCTGAACTACTAGCAAACCAAAGTTCTCAGTGTAGACTTCAATGAATGAGTTACTTTACTTACGCTGTATGTGAATCAGCTGCTTTGGCATTTTAAATTCTCCAGGATATATAGATTCATAGTATGCAATATTACTTTCTGCTTCTGGAACCGGTATAACCATGTTATCCCTCTTCTCTCCATATACTTGTTGTGCTGAGATAGCCCGCTGGAGATGATGTTCCTATAAACAAAAAGAGTCAAGATGAAAATCTTTCAGAGCTCAGACTTTTTAAAGCTGAAGGAAGTCCGTTTCTTTGCAAATGTTCTCATTCCAAATCCCTGAGACCAGATCTAAGAAATCAATAATGCACCCTTGACTCAAAATGCATTCCATAAACCTGAAGGTTTTTCCAGTAGGTGGAGCTCTCCCTCTTACACAAACACACATCTCCGTTACTAAACTTAGCGAGTCAAGTTGCATGTTCTTGGCACCCAAGCTACATAAATCCATCTTTATGTACTTCTGGAGAGACACTTAAGATTGATTAGACATACAGATTATAAGTAGCTGAAGACAGATATTCACTCTGGTATTATTCTGTATTTGCTATGGCCATTTATTGCCAGTGATGtcagaaaaccagaaaggagGCCTGCCATCATCTCCTATTAAGAAGAGAAACAACTATTTTTACCCAGACAGATGATGATTCCTAAAGACATTCTCATTTATTGCAATGCTTTCCACTATACTCCTTTTTCCACTCCTAATCTGTCAAATAAACTTTATTATTAAGCTCTAAACCACGAGGGAGAGAATAATTAACTTTTAAGAAATCTGCAACTGTTTTTCAAGCTTAAAAGTAAATTACATTTCTATCTGTTACTACAACCCAAGTAACAGATTAGTAACATTACAAATTCTAGTAATTTTCTAGTGCTACTATTCAAATGCACTCCATTCTTCCTGTGGTGCTGTCAAGACAGTAAGTAGTATCAGCAGAGTTCACAGAGTtaccaacaaaaccccacacaacaatacgtgtgcatatatataaatggTTTACTGACAATGCAACATGGTATTTTCTCCCTAGTACCAAAGCTGGTTTCATAAGTTTCTATACTGTTCCTTCCTAGGTGCTCAGTAAACAAGTGATGCATCATTTCTGCCGATACAGCTATTAGTGAGATGCTATAAACCAGGTTACTGAAATACTCAAAACAGGAACTGCAGCACAAGGGTGGCAGGGATAATTGGTTTTAATATTGAAGTAAAAACATATCAGTGTTCATCCACATGATCTTAATACATCTTTGTCTGTCTGACTTCAATTTACTCCCCCTCTTCAGTACAATAAAGGCAATTAATATATTCTGtctaaagttaaataaaaaaaatattcaagaaaattCTAAAATAGCATTTATTGTAAACTGCAGTTAGTACAGCCTCAAACTAGAACCTGTTCCAAGGTATAATTCTGCTGCAAGGACTCACAAGGATTTTAGCCTACCTTTACCTTCAAACAAGCTGCAGAGATTTTTCACATCTGTCCCATTACAAAGTTTCTTCACGAAAAGAGACTAATCGTGAGAATACGACATACCATACAGTTGCGAGTAAAACTCACTGGACTGATTTTGATCTTCTAGGATTTTTAAGTGCAGACATGTATGTCACCTAGGAGATGTGGCAGCTGAAATTTTCTTGGGTATGGtacaaaataatctcttttctaCCTTTTAGTGAAGCACTGCTGCCAGACACCTCAAATTTGTGTAAACAGTCATAATTCTTCAGGATTTTGTCCCAACAGCTACAACTGTTGCAGAACAGGGAATTAAGCTTTATTTCCATATAGTACAGTAGGATTCTTTATCAAATACATAGTAATAGCCAATGGTTTTTGAGTAACAGCAAAGGCTTACTGTTTTTATAATCATATGAAGGATTCCTGGTCCATTTATTCcaatttgtgtttttaaacacaaaaaattccttcatttcagggaagaaaaggggGTTAGACACTGAATTAAGATTTCACTTTCTCTAATCCATCTCTGATACAGAAATGGGCAATCCTAGTTAGTACCAGTAGTCTATACTAATTTCCTAACAGGCTTCAGTAACAAGTATTTAAAGAAATCTTGACTATACTCTTGAAACAGAAACACAAATCATAGTTTTGCCCAACTTTCATCCCCATTACAAAAATACTCAGTACTTGAGCAGAGAGCATTAGTAGACCCACATATTATGAAAGCAACTGGAT
This region of Harpia harpyja isolate bHarHar1 chromosome 1, bHarHar1 primary haplotype, whole genome shotgun sequence genomic DNA includes:
- the EPC1 gene encoding enhancer of polycomb homolog 1 isoform X1, which codes for MSKLSFRARALDASKPLPVFRCEDLPDLAEYASINRAVPQMPTGMEKEEESEHHLQRAISAQQVYGEKRDNMVIPVPEAESNIAYYESIYPGEFKMPKQLIHIQPFSLDAEQPDYDLDSEDEIFVNKLKKRMDISPLQFEEMIDRLEKGSGQQPVSLQEAKLLLKEDDELIREVYEYWIKKRKNCRGPSLIPAVKQEKRDGSSTNDPYVAFRRRTEKMQTRKNRKNDEASYEKMLKLRRDLSRAVTILEMIKRREKSKRELLHLTLEIMEKRYNLGDYSGEIMSEVMAQRQPIKPTYAIPIIPVTNSSPFKHQEAMELKEFKVKQDKPDVIRPKRKYEKKPKVLPSSAAATPQQTSPAALPVFNAKDLNQYDFPSSDEEPLSQVLSGSSEAEEENDPDGPFAFRRKAGCQYYAPHLDQPGNWPWSSPKEGRLGDVRYRYCLTTLTVPQRCIGFARRRVGRGGRVLLDRAHSDYDNAFHQLDLEMFSSSQHSSISQFANTSETNTSDKSFSKDLSQILVNIKSCRWRHFRPRTPSLHDSDNDELSCRKLYRGVNRTGTAQPGTQTCSTSIQSKSSSGSAHFESETSLGLVHQILNHTDGSKSLQSSEFTAFTAEQYQQHQQQLALMQKQQLAQIHQQQANSNSSANTSQNLETNQQESGFRLNLHHSHSVKCLEGTPQGFVSKTLDSVSAQFAASALVTSEQLMGFKMKDDVVLGIGVNGILQASGVYKGLHLSSTTPTALVHTSSSSTAGSALLQPSNITQTSSSHSALSHQVTAANSATTQVLIGNNIRLTVPSSVATVNSITTLNARHIPRTLSAVPSSALKLAAATNCQVPKVPASSSVDAVPRENHETEKPALNNIADNTVAMEVT
- the EPC1 gene encoding enhancer of polycomb homolog 1 isoform X5 codes for the protein MVIPVPEAESNIAYYESIYPGEFKMPKQLIHIQPFSLDAEQPDYDLDSEDEIFVNKLKKRMDISPLQFEEMIDRLEKGSGQQPVSLQEAKLLLKEDDELIREVYEYWIKKRKNCRGPSLIPAVKQEKRDGSSTNDPYVAFRRRTEKMQTRKNRKNDEASYEKMLKLRRDLSRAVTILEMIKRREKSKRELLHLTLEIMEKRYNLGDYSGEIMSEVMAQRQPIKPTYAIPIIPVTNSSPFKHQEAMELKEFKVKQDKPDVIRPKRKYEKKPKVLPSSAAATPQQTSPAALPVFNAKDLNQYDFPSSDEEPLSQVLSGSSEAEEENDPDGPFAFRRKAGCQYYAPHLDQPGNWPWSSPKEGRLGDVRYRYCLTTLTVPQRCIGFARRRVGRGGRVLLDRAHSDYDNAFHQLDLEMFSSSQHSSISQFANTSETNTSDKSFSKDLSQILVNIKSCRWRHFRPRTPSLHDSDNDELSCRKLYRGVNRTGTAQPGTQTCSTSIQSKSSSGSAHFESETSLGLVHQILNHTDGSKSLQSSEFTAFTAEQYQQHQQQLALMQKQQLAQIHQQQANSNSSANTSQNLETNQQESGFRLNLHHSHSVKCLEGTPQGFVSKTLDSVSAQFAASALVTSEQLMGFKMKDDVVLGIGVNGILQASGVYKGLHLSSTTPTALVHTSSSSTAGSALLQPSNITQTSSSHSALSHQVTAANSATTQVLIGNNIRLTVPSSVATVNSITTLNARHIPRTLSAVPSSALKLAAATNCQVPKVPASSSVDAVPRENHETEKPALNNIADNTVAMEVT
- the EPC1 gene encoding enhancer of polycomb homolog 1 isoform X2, whose amino-acid sequence is MSKLSFRARALDASKPLPVFRCEDLPDLAEYASINRAVPQMPTGMEKEEESEHHLQRAISAQQVYGEKRDNMVIPVPEAESNIAYYESIYPGEFKMPKQLIHIQPFSLDAEQPDYDLDSEDEIFVNKLKKRMDISPLQFEEMIDRLEKGSGQQPVSLQEAKLLLKEDDELIREVYEYWIKKRKNCRGPSLIPAVKQEKRDGSSTNDPYVAFRRRTEKMQTRKNRKNDEASYEKMLKLRRDLSRAVTILEMIKRREKSKRELLHLTLEIMEKRYNLGDYSGEIMSEVMAQRQPIKPTYAIPIIPVTNSSPFKHQEAMELKEFKVKQDKPDVIRPKRKYEKKPKVLPSSAAATPQQTSPAALPVFNAKDLNQYDFPSSDEEPLSQVLSGSSEAEEENDPDGPFAFRRKAGCQYYAPHLDQPGNWPWSSPKEGRLGDVRYRYCLTTLTVPQRCIGFARRRVGRGGRVLLDRAHSDYDNAFHQLDLEMFSSSQHSSISQFANTSETNTSDKSFSKDLSQILVNIKSCRWRHFRPRTPSLHDSDNDELSCRKLYRGVNRTGTAQPGTQTCSTSIQSKSSSGSAHFAFTAEQYQQHQQQLALMQKQQLAQIHQQQANSNSSANTSQNLETNQQESGFRLNLHHSHSVKCLEGTPQGFVSKTLDSVSAQFAASALVTSEQLMGFKMKDDVVLGIGVNGILQASGVYKGLHLSSTTPTALVHTSSSSTAGSALLQPSNITQTSSSHSALSHQVTAANSATTQVLIGNNIRLTVPSSVATVNSITTLNARHIPRTLSAVPSSALKLAAATNCQVPKVPASSSVDAVPRENHETEKPALNNIADNTVAMEVT